The Acanthochromis polyacanthus isolate Apoly-LR-REF ecotype Palm Island chromosome 5, KAUST_Apoly_ChrSc, whole genome shotgun sequence genome includes a window with the following:
- the med20 gene encoding mediator of RNA polymerase II transcription subunit 20 has translation MGVACVCQVPVAEGKSVQQTVDLLHKKLEQLGAVKQGSFCVDCETYHATGNVSGQPSKLLYVMHNSETPLSCLALFEGGPCLVADANFDVLMVKLKSHFQNAKGHKVECRGSRFRYCDFLIKVGTVTMSSSARGISVEVEYCPCVVPGDCWNLMKEFMQSFLGTSVPELPSVFAAKPEGLFAPADCVDTVTQYLELFNKLRKLQIPGSNVR, from the exons ATGGGAGTCGCTTG CGTGTGCCAGGTGCCTGTGGCGGAGGGGAAGAGTGTGCAGCAGACAGTGGACCTCCTGCACAAGAAGCTGGAGCAGCTGGGTGCTGTGAAGCAGGGCAGCTTCTGTGTGGACTGTGAGACATACCATGCCACAGGAAATGTCAGCG GTCAGCCCTCCAAGCTCTTGTACGTGATGCACAACTCTGAAACCCCCCTGAGCTGCCTGGCTCTGTTTGAAGGTGGACCCTGCCTGGTAGCAGACGCAAACTTCGACGTCCTCATGGTGAAGCTGAAAAGTCACTTCCAGAACGCGAAGGGACACAAGGTGGAGTGTCGTGGTTCGAGATTTCGCTACTGTGACTTCTTGATAAAAGTCGGCACTGTGACGATGAGCTCCAGCGCCAGAGGGATTTCAGTAGAA GTGGAGTACTGTCCCTGTGTGGTTCCAGGGGACTGCTGGAACCTCATGAAGGAGTTCATGCAGTCCTTCCTCGGCACCAGCGTCCCTGAACTGCCATCTGTGTTTGCTGCCAAGCCTGAGGGGCTTTTTGCACCGGCAGACTGCGTTGACACAGTGACTCAGTACTTAGAGCTGTTTAACAAGCTTCGTAAACTGCAAATCCCCGGTAGTAACGTGCGCtga